atATATCGTTATTTGGAATAACGTAATAAATGGCATACTACCGTAATGCCTAATTAACGGTatacataatgttattattgaTATAATGATCATAAGGTATATTTACACTTCCCCTAATATACATTGTCATAATGATTAAATACTCTAAAGTGTATTATTTGTTATAACAAGTGACATCACATAATTATTTGTATGGCATAATAGTTGCATGAcataaatgggttaggttaggttggaactgcgactatttatgtataaacgaataactacctaacaaaaggagggttaggttaggttagaactttgACCCTCCGTAGAATAAAATACTCTAACAAAAAagtggtttaggttaggtttgaactgcggccCCCGCAGAACGAAAAACGTGAAAaaattggttaggttaggttagaactgtgacctccCTAGGTTAAAATAGCTAGCAAAAGCAGTAGGCTTGCGTACTAGTTATAAAAAGTATGTAAAACTTTACGTTATCAGTAAATGAAATATGACACAAAAGgttatacaatatatgtatttatacttgataaaattgtatgaagtattacgttatacaaaaatataatataacaaatgttattataaaacatgtctttataatatttgaaaattatatcaCATTAGGCATTATATCATGACAATTTAGATGAAATCATAATATATTAAAGGAAACGTAtattaaaaattacattataacatacaataatatatcaaatggcgttataacaaatgtatgatagtttttttataattatattaaacattACACACCCTTATTtttcaccatgcctgtcacctTCTAACATGTATGTAAGTGCGTAAGtaacgcatgacatgacaggtgataaaaaagCAACCATAATATCGCTGCTGGTTTTAATACAACCTACAAGTccaaaagtttcaaaaccaaAACAAATTGGTAAAACAGAATCTGTCTTTTGGAAGCGGATTCGTAGTTGTAAGATAATGTAATAACAACGATTCTTAAGTGATTGTTgatacatgaataaagtatatttgaaTTGAATATGAAATATGATTGCAGTTTTCACGACTCACACGCACCAATATGCCCGCGGAAAATGGAAAGTAAAGCTAACCAATTATCAAAACAAGTGGGAATTTTAAGTGAAGAAGGTATTCACAAATATTTATGCGAACAACTGTACATGTCCGTACCACACGCAACAATTGCGTAGGCCTTAGCACAATATATTTGTCCCAGGAACACGTTACACAGGGCGTAATGTTTTATTAAAGAGCCTTGCGACTGTTTGTAGGCAATATCGATCGTAAATTATGTAAATTGGCCCGTATATGTTGCCCAGACCAAATATACGCACGGTATCAAGTGGTTAATGTTATGTGTAGTATATCCTGTCTAATATGTGGTTGTAGTGACAGGGCACGCAATAGTTTGCAGATATTGTGTCAGATTTTACTGAAGGTGGCGCCTTGAAGTAATGACTTTTCGTATTCCTTGAAGTAATAACTTTAAAACTTTTGTAACGTATGGTATGTATAGTGTCGTGGCCGTCGTGGGTGCTATATACCTCGACTGTGCTATGCTATATACCTAATACGGTACTGCTGTGGCGcgacgacccgaagtggatatTGGCTtgcgacaccaaagaccgccatgcttctctgtccaaagccgtttcagTCCAGTAAGGCGGCGATTTCACTAAGATCTTTAAGtacttcgtctctccagcggtatctgAGACGTCCAGACGGTCTTCGGAGTGTATGCTTCTTGACTGCACGAGCGTATCCCATCCGGACTACGTGCCCGCCATCGGAGTTTGGCGGCTTTCGTACGTACGTAGAGAGGATGGAACATGGAGACTCCGCAGAAACCAGGAAATTGAAGATCTGGTGTTCGAGCCGAACATCATTGGAGAAACGACTATGTTGTACctacaaaacaaaaagtaataTTTCTCGAAAATAATGCAAAAAGTGAATTCGGTCAGGATTCTTATTATCAAACATAGACATAAGTACATATGGTGtagtttaggtacctaaaccAAGACTCTTAGGTGTTAGGGAGGTATGTAAatgtctaaattaaaataaaatgtagccAATATATGCAAATATTTGATTGCGAACCAGAACTAGACTCATGTGGCCAATCAGCGTCAAACATAACGAGTAACGAAGCCCGAGAAATGTCtcaatatttaaagtaagtggGCTGAGAGGCCTTAATAATTTTCTAGATTGCATAATATGTATTTTCATGAAGTTCTTATAAATCAACAATAACCTCCCTCCTACTCTAGTCGATATTGATGAATGATGACCTATTTTGTCAAGACAATGTAAAAATAGATATCAAGTTGAAATTATGTTCAATGTCTTTATAGTCAgcataaaaagtctgcagcgattttgatagcccacgcagtgcaagtgtcattttaaacgtcaaacttctatgaaatcatgacgtatacactgcgtgggctatcaaatccgctgcagacttttattggtgcgactatactttcctagtgtaaatttgattcgatagcgtgacgtgacgtacactacgcgtttgcgttatgtaggtatcattttgtatggagattttttttttatgaaaacttGCAGAAATAGAACGAGAACTTTCGAAATCctgcttggcgcgctgtttaaAATCCGAAACAAAAATAGAAACAtatttttcgctatctggacatatatggcactctagttaataatgtaaaacatggaagatatttcaatTAGTTGAAATTTCCCGCAGTCAAAATTGTCCCCCTACACCGGTGGGAAAAACTTTTAGTCTAAAAAAATTACAGCCAATGAAGTAATGTTACAGCTATATTCTTATATTAGGTTATGCAAACTGCACTTTAAAGAAGAGGTTTATAAGAACAAGCCATAGTTTTGTAAGACAATTTAGATAGACACAGTACTGCCTGTTGTATGAATTAATGAATATCTAGATTATCTAGTCCCACATTCGACCCAAGTTCGGTCGCTACCCAAAGCACAGTACTTACAATAATACAGTCACTCAACAAATTTATATTTCTCAGTttctatttttaggatttcgtacccaaagggtaaaaacgggaccctattactaaaactccactgtccgtctgtctgtctgtcaccggctGTATCTTATGAATCGATTTATCGAGATAgctaatagacagttgaaattttcacagatgatgtgggtgtgttgccgctataacaacaaatactaacgGAACCCTCGGACCGCCCAACAAGTGCGAGTCCAACtcccactttttttttttttttatgaatgggcttactcatggccacagactagccgaggcgtagacgtggcctacgatggagcgagctcgcccagaaggtgcctgttcactcttgatttgaaggttgccgggttataagaacacggaaatatagacgccggcaaggaattccattcacTTGTTCGGTTTTGTATATTacagatatattatattatattatactaaaatactatttatttatttattaggcaaACAGTTAAAATAcactacataatctaaacattaaattaattaaaaacacattaataaacattaatttcacttaaaaactacgaaatctaaaactataaaatacatctaaacctaaacttaaactaaCCTAAAAAACTATTCAAACAACCCACCCCGCATcgcccccggcgcaaaggtgcccatcacacttgccgcgttaccgcgttgaaccGCGATGGACAACCTCTGCGCCAGGAACAACCCGGAGCGGGGGTCGAGACCCCTCTGCCGCAGGCGACGCCCCAGCTCCCCGAGAAAGGTTTTCGCCTCCGCGCACCAATACCCCGATGTCTCCACAGCCAAGGGAACGAACAAGTAGTTCGTTAACCCCGAGTACTTGTCCCTCTTAAGGGACGCCGCCTGCTCAGCGGCTGCACTTGCCGACCTCACAGTGCGGCCAAGGTGCGTGGCGGCAAATGTACTGACGCAGGTGGCGTCCCACAAAAGGCACTTTCCTTTacactaaactaaaactaactttacttttatactaaaatgacagTTCAATTGGCCATGCACTATTGACTATCCAATCACTTTCTAGTCTTTCTATCCAATCGCTTTTGTACCAAATTGGAacaatagtttttagggttccgtaccaaaaagatACAAAAGGAACCATTCACTGCAGCGCTTCGGGAATGTTCACGGAGGGACGGATCGATGGCTTCCACGCGATCATCAGGAAGCGGTGCAGCTCGCTGTTGAGGCGGTGGCGCGCCAGCTCGAATACCATCCTGTGCATGTTGGCCGACCGGTGGGACTCACCATGGCTGAAGCACTGGGTGCAGCTACATGCCCCATTATGTAAAAATCTGttttaatgttaatgttttGTTTGTACTAACCCTAGATTTAAGCATTAGTATGTTACTAACACATATGGACTtcaggccgcctagccaagatgccgatcgcttacgctccgtagcgatcgaaacgcaactgtcactgtcgcactaatatggaagtgtgatagagagacataatggttttcgttgtcgaagcgatagcgattgtaaccttgtcACGTAAATGTTCCTAGCCCGGCTGTGGGTTTCACCCTGAGGAAACTCACGGACAATTAAGGTTACTCTATTAAATAAACACTGAAACTTACCAAAAGCTCAAACAGGTGCTAAACTTATTTCCATCAGCTATTCAGGGCAATAAAGGATATGAAATGAAAAGTTAGTTTTTGTGACACATCATTTACTACTAACGAACCTAGGCCGGCTGgttcgaaataaaatattattgattgattgattacgCTGCgactctgtctgtccgtccgtccatccgtccatctCGTCTGTCACCATCTGccacattgtttttattttgggaCAATATGCTAGGCATACTCTTAGCTAGTGTATAAAGAAAAAGTGTTACTTTAGTACCTAGAGACGATGTCTCCCTAGAGGCATATTGATTCACACAGAAATCAAATTCCTTGAGCGTGCAACTTCGGTTACTGCCTGTAGCTTTATACTGTGCACGTTGCGAAATATGTATCAAGTGCGACTCCTGCGCACATATATAGCATGCGTGCGCCGGGCCGGCCACACGTGCTGTCTACCTCCACGCAAGATCATGATCGCTAAGGTACGATATCTGTTTTAAagcgttttaatatttttatcaaagaataTTATAGGAAATTATAGATAATAGTAACAAAATTAAAGGAGGccgaaattaattattaaatttaataataataaattaaaaatgaattttaaaatcattaaaaatcatggaacatacattttctataatacgtatattataaactatttattaaatttaactgAGGTGTATTTGTCCGTCATCCGTACTCTATTTTCTTTGTCTGTACCATACGGAACAACTTTCACTGTAGAGGCAACCCTGAAATCGTTAAAAATTCTAAAATCTGTGAAATCTATGAAATTCCGGCTCCGAGCTTCCCAGCTGTAAattctttttttcttctattttataTTAACTTGCAGTTTTAGTCTATAGTACTTACTAGTGAACATGGACGCCAAATTGAACCCATTCGCACTTTTATAAAAGCTTGAAAATTTAAAAGTAGTCCAGCTTATGAACCGGGCCTTCTTTGGTGCaagttataactttttttttttcaatgtggCGCGCGTGAGCAAGGACCCCACTAAGGATACGGGagagccttgctcatatgcatatctgtcgccagttttcccttagtcgccttatacgacacccacgggacgagatggggtggtgctattcttACTGATGCCGGCACCACACGGCACGCAGGTTATAACTATAGAGTGTATTAAGTATATAGTTTATAAAGTGTGTGTTCCTTAGTTGCCTGGAAATAAATGgtagtcaagtgtaaaaatatgggtgtagagaacttactcaaaaatatatccCATAGTTGTTCATTCGCTGACATAGTTAggtaagaactatgggacatatttttgagtaagttctctacacctatatttttacacttgactgtatatatgtcggcggccgatcgtaagatcaggcatatcgtgaaattgctaggcatatcgtaaaacgtgaaaatctttaacacgttccctgagtcgacgacggagccccgctacgctcctatttctgggcagtttgccttTCGGGCATcagaagcaacctaacgaacctatcctgcctatatattggtttaatgtgactatcgtcaaaacattatacAGGAACGTTACGatttgcctgatcttacgatcggccgccgacatataaaTGGTACCTATTTGATTAAGATTAATTGTGTTAGTTGTTGGTGGCGGTGATGgcgctggcggcggcggcggcggtgccGGTGTACGCGCCGCTCGGACACGGCCTCGCGCCCGCTCTCGCTCCCGCCTATGCGCCCGCTTATGCGCCCGCCATCGCGCCCGCTATCGCTCCCGCCTATGCGCCCGCCATCGCGCATGCGCCGGTAAGTAAATTAGTAAATTACCATATTTTTATGTTTGAATCAAGGCTTTGTACACCAAACTATACTTTGGCAAACCAACTTTATCAGTAGAATAATGCGCGAAATTCAAAATGTGTATGGAAGATCGATCTTTCGcgtctacattttttaaatttgtagccTTTGGGTACACCCCCGGTACTACGACAAAACCAAACCGCAgaacaaaagacatcaacgaaCGTTGAATCAAATTTCGTATGTATTTCGTTTGACCCGCTGTAAAAGTACAGAATATGTACTAATAataacgtatttttaggagtagtatctttatttttcaccgttttcaggatctcaaACAGACTATaatatgtagtgcataattcttttccatcgtattttatcGGAAACGTTCTTATATGCTACTTGTCAATGTCAGTACCTATGTTTTGTGCCTAGACGGCCTAGactaactgaaatagcaagacaacgttcgtacgtttccgtgaaaatacctccgatggaaaataattgtgCACTACATATTCtgtaggtacatttactgcATTGTAAGTGTATAAAAATCGAAGCTATAACTTTTACTGCAGCATTTTGTTGATTGCGTTTGTATATCAAAGTTTAATgagaatattttgaagataacttttgttttagttaaatgattataattttaatttctaatgacattaggtatgtacctacctaatagatGTGTATTTTTATGAGTAAGAAAGGTAGCATATAAAGTACTTATAAATTATCCTAATCAACTAATTTGTGTCCAGATAATTCGCGCGGAGCCAGTAGACCCCAACCCAGCGTACAGCTTCTCGTACGGCGTGGCGGACCCGTCGACGGGCGACCAGAAGAACGCCGCCGAGACGCTGCAGAACGGCGTCGTGCACGGCTCGTACAGCCTCGTGGAGCCCGACGGACATGTCCGGAAGGTTACGTACACGGCCGACAAGGTGAACGGGTTCAATGCTGTTGTGGAGAGGACTGGCGCTGCTGCTCATGCGGTGAGTTACAGGctattatgggcccgattcggattttgaaatagacatctattagatatcttttagacatcaccaagatacgataacgatatgtttaagatctaacctttgacatttgcgcgattctggagatactcttgaacgatttccacaggatatgacttagagatccaattcacatctaatagatatctgactctatctaacgtaaaagtgacattggttgcccgaattgcgctgcaaaagagaactagttgatatctaaactataacgtatctagaatggatctagtacgtgtcgtctctcttgaagttcgaatacgccaGTATTATTGTTACTAAAAAATATTACTAAATCTAATTGAAGAAAGCGAACCTCCTGACATAATTTTTAGCAGGGGTTCCCAAACTGTTCGCCGCGGCGCCCTGGGGCACCGTAGACAGGAGGAGAGGGGCGCCGTGAGGCAATCCACGTCACCATGTTACCTATCTATTTCGAATTAGATTAGGGCGCCAAAATTTTAAGCTTACAAGTGCGCCGCAGACAAAAAAACAATTGGAACCTGGGAAATTGGGAATGGAGTACAGGGTAACATACCTGAAAGCTAAAGCCAGTTGTCCAATGAATGATACGGTACTTAAAAACTAGATATATAGACTGCCTTTTACTCTCTCATCATCTCGCATTCCTTGCGTGCCAGCACTATGTGAAAACTTAAAACCTTTgcacatagtctaataaaacatggtcttctcttcccagagtgacacaagcctacgtcacaataacatggccgctatatatagcgctatcgcatattatcatatagcgctgtcgcatgatgacgtaggcttgtgtccgtcaggtgacctagaaaagacgggaagagagtaccaggcggagtatattattataccatgccttTGCATTTGTTCCTAGGCGCCCGTGGCGGTAGCGCACGCGCCGGTGGCGCTGGCGCCCGCGCCGGTGGCCGtggccgcccccgccgcccgcTACACGCTCCCCGCCATCGCCCACCCCTGGGGCTAACCGACCACCCGCCCTCGCATTGTTGACCAACACCCGCTCTAGTTATAGCAAAGGTTAAGCAAGGTTAGTCTGTGATATTTTGAAAATGAGGCGTTTTTTTCGACTGCGCATAAATCAAGCGgcgttttttccgttttaaaTCCGTTTGTGTTTTGTTTGAAGTTGTAAAAACGCCTAAGTTCTGTGAGAGCGAGCGCAGAATGGAAAGAAATGGAATGGTTTTTGAATTTCGTCGGTTAAGTTTAAAAGTATTATTAGTGGTTGTTGCTCAGCAATGCTCGCCCATGGACCGAACGACACGAATAttgtttatgtatttatttaatgctTTGACTATTGCCTACGAACATGATCTTGACGCGTTTAcgtatgtaaatataatgtacctaatagttaataaataaatgcaaGTTTTGCACCGACTTctaatatttttcattttccTCGATTTTTTACCTACTTAGTAAGAGATACCTGTTAAGGACCTAGGTTCTATTAGCTCTAGGTATTAGTATCCACTTGTTCAACATATGAACAGGCAATCAAAAGATCCAAGTGTATCCGGTGATCTAAGTAACAGATGTAACCTACTAATCGTTGAATCACTCAAGGAAAACTAAATATTTGAGCACGATCTCTTCCAACCAACTTCCAACAGTTACGTTACGAGTGATAAATCAATCAATATGTCGGAATCCCGACTAATTACAGCATTAAACTGCTGTCAACTTGCGTGGCTTACGTCGCTGACCTAAAAATTATCATAATTTGCTTCAACTTTGTCATCGATTCTTAATTTGAGGTAGTAAAGTGCATTTGAAACGTGTTTTTTCTACAGTCAACGTTAAAGATTACCGTATACCCATAGATTAGTATACATATGTTATTCCTCTATCTACATTTAGGTTACCTACACTCCTGCACCCCCTCGATTAGAGGTTCCtataataaggtgaaaaatgtaaacatatctttgaggTCAGCTGTACCTTGGATGCCATGTTTTCAAACGCAACCGAGGTTTGAAATCACGAAGATTAATATACTGCTCCAATACGAGATACAAGAGATGATGCCTGCAATACGGCCATATCTCAGAGTTAATCATTTTTGGAGATTAGATCGTAGTacctaatttataaaaatatagtatCCTAGAATTTGGTGCccaagtggctgtattgcaggcaccatataggtataggtacgttGTATATAGTTAGATGATATCTAAGTGGTAGATGATATCACTAAGACAGACCATAAAATCATTTCAATGTTAATGGCCGAATGGCTTAGCTTAgtgaattaattaatataaaataagtttttgtataAATCAAAATCACCCTGGAAAATGTCGTTTTCGTGCggacaataataaaaaatttgaatatacataatatatagtcggcctaagtcgcaaacctcgtaactccatttcaaggaaattagtaattgctaccttggacaacctatacctaagaacttatgtaaaaagtaatgaaataaacgcatttgtatttgtatttgtatttttgtattttgacAACAGTACTTATAGTCGCAAACCacgtaactcccccggaggagttacgaggtttgcgacttagacCGACGATATTAAAGGTTACTTTATACCTCCATTATAGGTAGAGTGTTTAAGAAGTAATTACATCTGTGTATGTGGCACACGGCGGTCAGTAGACTGGGTGAAGTTTCCGTTCGCCTAACGAGCTAAGTATTACCATGCGGTTAGGGCAAGACATATGTTAATCGAGCCAGCCCCGTAAGGCAGCTAGATAACTACGCAGATTATTATCGGATATAGATAAACGTTACAAAATAATggataattttcatttcactggAGACTATAGATAGAAAACACATGTTTACACACTTACCTATTTAAAACTCTGCTAACAATCTACTTGGGGCTGATTTAGAGGATgcgagaacttgcatgcgagtttcataccattgcgggttttgatcggccggttgaattggatgtaaccaatagtcctcaatgtaactaaaatcgcatacgagttcgcgcgcaCGGCTTTTAGTTAACTTATGTCCGTTTGTCCGCAGTgtacccaactagcaaaatcacgctaacaacagtctctagactacaattttgtcgctcttatattgattttatatcatcgtataagcccgggtttgggcacaaagcataagcgtatttattttaatatcgttctaatatcagtctaattgaatgttgtttgcattcacagtaatctttttcaaaactatattaagctgctttagactaatatcgcttttacgtaagtatcttgtaagcctacataggcttatattggtcgaacgtaagtatcttgtaagcctacataggcttatattggttgaacgtaagtatcttgtaagcctacataggcttatattggtcgaacgttagaatc
The sequence above is a segment of the Cydia fagiglandana chromosome 9, ilCydFagi1.1, whole genome shotgun sequence genome. Coding sequences within it:
- the LOC134667114 gene encoding cuticle protein 7-like — protein: MIAKLLVAVMALAAAAAVPVYAPLGHGLAPALAPAYAPAYAPAIAPAIAPAYAPAIAHAPIIRAEPVDPNPAYSFSYGVADPSTGDQKNAAETLQNGVVHGSYSLVEPDGHVRKVTYTADKVNGFNAVVERTGAAAHAAPVAVAHAPVALAPAPVAVAAPAARYTLPAIAHPWG